One window of the Armatimonadota bacterium genome contains the following:
- the eno gene encoding phosphopyruvate hydratase, which yields MPTTIEHVQAREILDSRGNPTVEVEVYLADGSMGRAAVPSGASTGAYEACELRDEDKSRYLGKGVLKAVDHVNEEIAGEIIDLDALDQVGIDQLMIELDGSPTKSRLGANAILGVSLAIAKASAESLGLPLYNYIGGVNARELPVPMMNILNGGKHADNNVDLQEFMAMPVGATSFAEAVRMAAETFHALKSVLKGKGLNTSVGDEGGFAPNLKTNEEAIEVLVEAIDKAGYNGKVKIALDPAATELWDEAKKKGQEGKYYFWKSDMLKTPEEMVDFYAALVEKYPSIISIEDGMAEDDWDGWKLINDRLGKKIQIVGDDIFVTNTERLRKGIEMGVANSILIKLNQIGTLTETLDTMQMAMRAGYTAVVSHRSGETEDTTIADVAVATNAGQIKTGAPSRTDRVAKYNQLIRIEEELGDTALFRGMDAFYNVRK from the coding sequence ATGCCCACAACGATAGAGCATGTTCAAGCCCGCGAGATACTCGATTCCCGCGGCAACCCGACCGTCGAGGTCGAGGTCTATCTCGCCGACGGCAGCATGGGCCGCGCGGCGGTCCCGTCCGGTGCGTCCACCGGCGCCTACGAGGCCTGCGAACTGCGCGACGAGGATAAGAGCCGATACCTCGGCAAGGGTGTCCTGAAGGCCGTTGACCATGTGAACGAGGAGATTGCCGGTGAGATCATTGATCTCGACGCGCTCGATCAGGTCGGTATTGACCAACTCATGATCGAGCTGGACGGAAGTCCCACCAAGTCCAGGCTCGGTGCGAATGCGATCCTCGGTGTCTCTCTGGCGATCGCTAAGGCGTCGGCCGAGTCGCTCGGGCTTCCCCTGTATAACTACATCGGCGGCGTGAACGCTCGCGAGCTTCCCGTGCCGATGATGAACATCCTGAACGGCGGCAAGCATGCCGACAACAACGTGGACCTGCAGGAGTTCATGGCCATGCCGGTCGGCGCGACCTCGTTCGCGGAGGCGGTCCGCATGGCCGCCGAGACCTTCCACGCGCTGAAGAGCGTCCTGAAGGGCAAGGGCCTGAATACCTCCGTCGGCGACGAGGGCGGATTCGCCCCCAATCTCAAGACCAACGAGGAGGCCATCGAAGTCCTGGTTGAGGCGATCGACAAGGCCGGCTACAACGGCAAGGTCAAGATTGCGCTCGATCCCGCCGCCACCGAACTCTGGGATGAGGCGAAGAAGAAGGGCCAGGAGGGCAAGTACTACTTCTGGAAGTCCGACATGCTGAAGACACCTGAGGAAATGGTGGACTTCTACGCCGCGCTGGTCGAGAAGTATCCAAGCATCATCTCAATCGAGGACGGAATGGCCGAGGACGACTGGGATGGGTGGAAACTCATCAACGACCGACTTGGCAAGAAGATTCAGATCGTCGGCGACGACATCTTCGTTACCAACACCGAGCGGCTCAGGAAAGGCATCGAGATGGGAGTCGCGAACTCGATCCTGATCAAACTGAACCAGATCGGGACCCTGACGGAGACCCTCGACACCATGCAGATGGCGATGCGCGCCGGATACACCGCCGTCGTCTCCCATCGGTCCGGCGAGACCGAGGATACCACGATCGCCGATGTCGCCGTCGCGACGAACGCCGGCCAGATCAAGACCGGCGCCCCGTCGAGAACCGACCGCGTGGCGAAGTACAACCAGCTCATCCGCATCGAGGAGGAACTCGGCGATACAGCCCTCTTCCGCGGCATGGATGCCTTCTACAACGTCAGGAAGTAA
- the pyk gene encoding pyruvate kinase, translating into MRRTKIICTIGPVTESDDMLLALAEAGMNVARLNFSHGTHEEHGRKIAAIRRIEEKLWKPIAILQDLPGPKLRTGPMTPVTVDLSPGKRFIFTTRDVPGSADEVNLPHPELVRKARPGQQVFVADGDFEFQVEEVTDTDIITHVVVGGELGGHKGINMPDAEVDLPSVTDADIEDLRFGLSQDVDWVAASFVRRACDLDPIRSVIAASGKPVRLIAKIEKSEAVENIDSIIEAADGIMVARGDLGVELPLEKVAGAQKMIISKCNEAGKPVITATQMLDSMIRNRRPTRAEVTDTANAVLDGTDATMLSGETAIGKYPVEAVLMMRAILLETECSLDYCRFMQESLSRPANTVTNAIAQATCSLAWDLSAAAIITPTSSGATARAVSQYRPSVPIIAAPTRLSTYRQLALSWGVYPMLVAPGVKTTDAMIEGAVHGASRLGIVRQGDTVVLTAGVPAGEPGRTNLIKVHVIGQDV; encoded by the coding sequence ATGCGACGCACAAAGATCATCTGCACAATCGGCCCGGTGACCGAGTCGGACGATATGCTTCTCGCGCTCGCGGAAGCCGGTATGAACGTCGCGCGCCTCAACTTCTCCCACGGTACGCACGAGGAACACGGCCGGAAGATCGCCGCCATCCGCCGCATCGAAGAGAAGCTCTGGAAGCCGATCGCCATCCTCCAGGACCTCCCCGGCCCCAAGCTTCGCACCGGCCCAATGACCCCCGTCACCGTTGACCTTTCCCCCGGAAAGCGCTTCATCTTTACGACCCGCGATGTTCCCGGCAGCGCGGACGAAGTGAACCTCCCTCACCCCGAACTCGTCCGCAAGGCGAGGCCCGGCCAGCAGGTCTTCGTCGCCGATGGCGACTTCGAGTTCCAGGTCGAAGAGGTTACCGATACCGACATCATCACTCATGTGGTCGTCGGCGGGGAACTGGGCGGCCACAAGGGCATCAACATGCCGGACGCCGAGGTAGACCTCCCGTCGGTAACCGATGCCGATATCGAGGACCTGCGTTTCGGCCTCTCCCAGGATGTGGACTGGGTCGCCGCGTCGTTTGTCCGGCGGGCCTGCGACCTCGATCCGATCCGGTCGGTCATCGCCGCGTCCGGGAAGCCGGTTCGCCTCATCGCCAAGATCGAAAAGTCGGAGGCTGTGGAGAACATAGACTCGATCATCGAGGCCGCCGACGGCATCATGGTCGCCCGCGGCGATCTTGGCGTCGAACTCCCGCTGGAGAAGGTCGCCGGCGCGCAGAAGATGATCATCTCGAAGTGCAACGAGGCCGGGAAACCCGTCATAACGGCTACCCAGATGCTCGACTCGATGATCCGTAACCGCCGGCCGACCCGTGCCGAAGTCACCGACACGGCAAATGCCGTGCTCGACGGCACGGACGCGACGATGCTCTCGGGAGAAACCGCCATCGGGAAGTACCCGGTCGAAGCGGTCCTCATGATGCGGGCAATTCTGCTGGAGACGGAATGCTCGCTCGACTACTGCCGTTTCATGCAGGAGAGCCTGAGCCGTCCGGCGAATACGGTGACGAACGCTATCGCGCAGGCCACCTGCTCCCTCGCGTGGGACCTGTCGGCCGCCGCGATCATCACGCCTACCTCGTCTGGGGCGACTGCGCGGGCAGTGTCTCAATATCGGCCGTCCGTACCGATCATCGCCGCTCCGACGCGCCTCAGCACGTACAGGCAGCTCGCTCTCTCGTGGGGTGTCTATCCGATGTTGGTCGCGCCGGGAGTCAAGACGACCGATGCAATGATCGAGGGAGCGGTGCACGGGGCCTCCAGGCTGGGGATCGTCAGGCAGGGTGATACGGTCGTGCTGACGGCGGGCGTTCCCGCCGGTGAGCCCGGCCGCACGAACCTGATCAAGGTGCACGTCATCGGGCAAGACGTATAG
- the mfd gene encoding transcription-repair coupling factor — protein MKSEPILQLIQDLPKFREIGDALRDGGGAIQVEGLAAATKSAFTAALQRTMKRPTLVVTYNYEQAEHLHDDLVSLGMAGEALLVPPSDGMVYQDGDTDYDVIGRRITALSRLKDGSPVVVVAPIGAVLQRTIPPDLLAAYRIRVEKSAELDLDDTGRRLVELGYERAQMVERQGEFSIRGGILDVFPSTEETPVRMEFFGDEVESIRWFDPESQRSSGHVESVDIGPAREIVLNPELAESGARVLRQHLDLECGRFEQEDDTDASTRLRTRIEDDIARLDNEAYFDGIEYYLPLFHAQEHCLLDYLPTDAVVILDEPHQIESHWKQLHEELLEALHSRISRGDVISLPVALSVDFGRFVDRLRRRQRTVLLSLLDRSVEWVDIAAHVPMPSAPMDSFAGQIETLIEQIRTWLANRCRVVLVSGQPHRVVELLTERGLSTSPIESLGDGSGIYVIEGSIRSGFKLPEANLMVAGDGEMFGQGRMHRPRKAFRKGLGISSLLELSEGDYVVHVSHGIGRYRGMTKLSGPGGERDYLLIEYAGADRLYVPSDQIDRIQKYIGSDAAPPSVHKLGGSEWARATKRVKQSVREMARELIQLYAARQSLDGYGFSPDTPWQQELESAFEYDETPDQLTAIEEVKSDLEAPRPMDRLICGDVGYGKTEVAIRAVFKVVNDGKQAAILAPTTVLAQQHYNTFTERLAAYPVKIAMLSRFRSRAEQKKIVEGLKIGDVDIVIGTHRLLSKDIEFRDLGLLVVDEEQRFGVAHKERLKQMKKTVDVLTLTATPIPRTLHMSLSGIRDMSVIDSAPLGRMAIKTYCREYDDELVRDAILRELDRDGQVYFVHNRVENIENIADHLRNLVPYARIRVGHGQMSEDELEMVMLDFYEHKFDVLLCTTIIESGLDVPNVNTIIVNDSERMGLAQLYQLRGRVGRSDRQAYAYLLYKANRLMTDVAEKRLQAIKEFSELGSGFKIAIRDLEIRGAGNLLGAEQHGQMASVGFDMYCRLLSEAVSELKGEEPDTFELPPADLSMDAHIPSKYITSESQRLSFYKKMTAVRELKDIKQIEEELRDRFGDLPKPVSNSLDLLRLRLRMAEVGVGSIVTERRQVIVKLAAGIRLDSDVCVLMRRKIPGTVFAQDRVIVDGASRDLFGLLHKVMDALPEAVKESRDLRRYLKKARAGEVIKG, from the coding sequence ATGAAATCTGAGCCTATCCTGCAACTGATACAGGACCTCCCGAAGTTCCGGGAGATCGGCGATGCCCTCCGCGACGGCGGTGGAGCGATCCAGGTCGAAGGCCTGGCCGCCGCGACCAAGAGCGCGTTCACAGCGGCCCTCCAGCGGACCATGAAGCGCCCGACCCTCGTCGTCACCTACAACTACGAACAGGCGGAGCATCTCCATGACGACCTCGTGAGCCTCGGGATGGCGGGAGAGGCGCTCCTCGTGCCTCCGTCGGACGGAATGGTCTATCAGGACGGCGATACGGACTACGATGTCATCGGCCGCAGGATCACTGCTCTCTCACGCCTCAAGGACGGCAGTCCGGTAGTCGTGGTCGCCCCGATCGGCGCCGTCCTCCAGCGCACCATCCCGCCGGACCTACTCGCGGCTTACCGGATCCGCGTCGAGAAGAGCGCCGAACTCGACCTCGACGACACCGGCCGTCGGCTCGTCGAACTCGGATACGAGCGCGCGCAGATGGTCGAGCGGCAGGGAGAGTTCAGCATCCGGGGAGGGATTCTCGACGTCTTTCCCTCGACCGAGGAGACCCCCGTTCGAATGGAGTTCTTCGGCGACGAGGTCGAGAGCATCCGATGGTTCGACCCGGAGTCCCAGCGTTCGAGCGGACACGTTGAGTCCGTAGACATCGGACCAGCGCGCGAGATCGTTCTCAACCCGGAACTCGCGGAGTCGGGAGCGCGTGTTCTTCGGCAGCATCTCGATCTGGAGTGCGGGCGATTCGAGCAGGAGGACGACACTGATGCCTCGACTCGCCTGCGGACTCGCATAGAGGACGACATCGCTCGGCTGGACAACGAAGCCTACTTCGACGGCATCGAGTACTACCTCCCGCTGTTCCATGCGCAGGAGCACTGTCTGCTCGACTATCTGCCGACCGATGCGGTTGTGATCCTCGACGAGCCGCATCAGATCGAGTCGCACTGGAAGCAGCTTCACGAGGAGCTTCTCGAGGCCCTGCACTCGCGCATCTCACGCGGCGACGTGATCTCGCTGCCGGTTGCGCTCTCTGTGGATTTCGGGCGATTCGTGGATCGGCTGAGGCGCAGGCAGAGGACAGTGCTTCTGTCGCTGCTCGACCGATCGGTCGAGTGGGTTGACATCGCCGCTCATGTCCCCATGCCGTCCGCGCCGATGGACTCCTTCGCCGGGCAGATCGAGACTCTGATCGAGCAGATACGGACCTGGCTCGCGAACCGCTGCCGGGTGGTGCTGGTGTCCGGCCAGCCGCATCGGGTGGTGGAACTGCTGACCGAGCGCGGGCTGAGCACCTCGCCGATCGAGAGCCTGGGCGACGGCTCGGGCATCTACGTCATCGAAGGCTCCATCCGCTCCGGTTTCAAGCTCCCGGAAGCGAACCTCATGGTCGCCGGCGACGGCGAGATGTTCGGCCAGGGCAGGATGCACCGCCCGCGAAAGGCCTTCCGTAAGGGACTTGGGATCTCGTCACTGCTGGAGCTCAGCGAGGGTGACTACGTCGTCCACGTCAGCCACGGCATCGGCAGGTATCGGGGCATGACGAAGCTCTCAGGTCCGGGCGGCGAGAGGGACTACCTGCTGATCGAATACGCGGGCGCGGACAGGCTCTATGTGCCGTCGGATCAGATTGACCGCATCCAGAAGTACATCGGATCGGACGCCGCGCCGCCGTCGGTACACAAGCTCGGAGGGAGTGAGTGGGCGCGCGCGACGAAGCGGGTGAAGCAGTCGGTCCGGGAGATGGCCAGGGAACTGATCCAGCTCTACGCCGCTCGCCAGTCGCTCGACGGGTACGGCTTCAGTCCGGATACTCCCTGGCAGCAGGAACTCGAATCGGCCTTCGAATACGACGAAACGCCCGACCAACTCACCGCAATAGAGGAGGTCAAGTCGGACCTCGAGGCCCCGCGCCCGATGGACCGCTTGATCTGCGGCGACGTCGGCTACGGGAAGACCGAGGTCGCGATCCGCGCGGTATTCAAGGTCGTGAACGACGGCAAGCAGGCCGCCATCCTTGCCCCTACGACCGTCCTAGCCCAGCAGCACTACAACACCTTCACCGAGCGGCTCGCCGCGTATCCGGTCAAGATCGCCATGCTCAGCAGGTTCCGCAGCCGCGCTGAGCAGAAGAAGATCGTCGAGGGCCTGAAGATCGGCGACGTGGACATCGTGATCGGGACGCACAGGCTGCTGTCGAAGGACATAGAGTTCCGCGACCTCGGCCTGCTGGTGGTTGATGAGGAGCAGCGATTCGGCGTAGCGCACAAGGAGCGCCTGAAGCAGATGAAGAAGACGGTGGACGTGCTCACGTTGACCGCCACTCCGATCCCGCGCACGCTCCACATGTCGCTCTCGGGCATCCGGGACATGAGCGTGATAGACAGCGCGCCGCTCGGCCGTATGGCGATCAAGACCTACTGCCGCGAATACGACGACGAACTGGTCAGGGACGCGATCCTGCGGGAGCTCGACCGCGACGGGCAGGTGTACTTCGTGCACAACCGGGTCGAGAACATAGAGAATATCGCCGATCACCTTAGAAACCTCGTGCCGTATGCGCGGATTCGGGTCGGCCACGGGCAGATGTCCGAGGACGAGCTGGAGATGGTGATGCTCGACTTCTACGAGCACAAGTTCGACGTCTTGCTCTGCACGACCATCATCGAGAGCGGGCTCGACGTGCCGAACGTGAACACGATCATCGTCAACGACTCCGAGCGGATGGGCCTCGCGCAGCTCTATCAGCTCAGGGGACGGGTCGGGCGGTCGGACCGCCAGGCCTATGCATACCTGCTCTACAAGGCCAACCGGCTGATGACCGACGTTGCCGAGAAGCGGCTCCAGGCGATCAAGGAGTTCTCGGAACTGGGCTCCGGCTTCAAGATCGCCATCCGCGACCTCGAGATCAGGGGCGCGGGCAACCTGCTCGGGGCTGAGCAACACGGGCAGATGGCGTCGGTCGGGTTCGACATGTACTGCCGGCTCCTGAGCGAGGCCGTATCCGAACTGAAGGGCGAGGAGCCGGATACCTTCGAGCTTCCGCCCGCCGACCTCTCGATGGACGCGCACATCCCGTCGAAGTACATCACTTCGGAGAGCCAGCGGCTGTCGTTCTACAAGAAGATGACGGCGGTTCGCGAACTGAAGGACATCAAACAGATCGAAGAGGAACTCCGCGATCGGTTCGGCGACCTGCCGAAGCCGGTCAGCAACTCGCTCGATCTGCTCCGGCTGCGCCTGCGCATGGCGGAGGTCGGCGTCGGCTCGATCGTCACCGAGCGGCGCCAGGTGATCGTCAAGCTCGCAGCCGGCATCCGGCTGGACTCGGATGTCTGCGTGTTGATGAGGCGCAAGATACCCGGCACCGTCTTCGCGCAGGACAGGGTGATCGTTGACGGCGCCAGCCGCGACCTCTTCGGCCTTCTGCACAAGGTCATGGACGCGCTCCCCGAGGCGGTCAAGGAGTCGCGCGACCTTCGTCGCTACCTCAAGAAGGCGCGGGCAGGCGAGGTCATCAAGGGGTAG
- a CDS encoding NAD(P)/FAD-dependent oxidoreductase, translated as MARVVVVGGGAGGMLAAGRAAESGAKVVLLERNSVLGKKLRITGKGRGNVTNTAGIEEFVAAFGPTGKFLYGAFSRFSNNDLIELLDRLGVPTKVERGGRVFPQSGRASDVADALDRRLRELRVDIRPGTRAKGLSVSGDPVSSIAGVNVFGGTMSADAVIIATGGITYPATGSTGDGYRMAAEVGHTIVPPVPSLAALDVAEGYVSSLEGLSLRNVEASLHANGKRLGREPGEMLFTGAGVSGPIILTLSKVYARLEDKSDVELRINLKPGLDREKLEARLLADFTRTTQYMNYLGELLPRKMVPVFAEVSRISGDTTLNKITSVQRRRIIDMLLGYRFTITGARPAEEAIVTAGGVAIGEIDSRTMESKIVQGLYLCGEVIDIDGTTGGYNLQAAFSTGWVAGENAARDRNAPEGQAVR; from the coding sequence ATGGCAAGAGTAGTCGTCGTCGGCGGCGGGGCGGGCGGGATGCTCGCGGCGGGACGTGCGGCGGAGAGCGGCGCGAAGGTCGTGCTCCTCGAGCGCAACAGCGTCCTCGGCAAGAAGCTTCGGATCACCGGCAAGGGCAGGGGAAACGTCACCAACACCGCCGGTATCGAGGAGTTCGTCGCCGCGTTCGGCCCGACCGGCAAGTTCCTCTACGGCGCGTTCTCCCGGTTCTCGAACAACGATTTGATCGAGCTGCTCGACAGGCTCGGCGTCCCGACGAAGGTCGAGCGGGGAGGGCGCGTCTTCCCGCAGTCCGGCCGCGCGTCCGACGTGGCCGATGCTCTCGACCGCCGGCTCCGTGAGTTGAGAGTGGACATCCGACCTGGGACGAGGGCCAAAGGGCTCTCAGTATCGGGTGATCCGGTAAGCAGTATCGCTGGAGTGAACGTCTTCGGCGGGACGATGTCCGCCGATGCGGTGATCATCGCGACCGGCGGCATCACATACCCCGCAACCGGCTCGACCGGCGATGGATATCGAATGGCGGCGGAGGTAGGCCACACCATCGTCCCGCCCGTGCCGTCGCTCGCCGCGCTCGACGTCGCGGAGGGTTACGTCTCCAGTCTCGAAGGGCTGAGCCTCCGCAATGTGGAGGCCTCACTCCATGCCAACGGGAAGCGACTCGGCCGCGAACCGGGCGAGATGCTCTTCACCGGCGCCGGCGTTTCCGGGCCGATCATTCTGACGCTCAGCAAGGTCTATGCCCGGCTGGAGGACAAGTCCGACGTCGAATTGCGCATCAACCTCAAGCCCGGGCTCGACCGTGAGAAGCTGGAGGCACGCCTGCTGGCCGATTTCACTCGCACGACGCAATACATGAACTACCTCGGCGAACTGCTCCCGCGCAAGATGGTGCCTGTGTTCGCCGAGGTCAGCCGCATCTCCGGCGACACCACGCTCAACAAGATCACGTCGGTCCAGCGCAGACGTATCATTGATATGCTCCTCGGCTACCGTTTCACGATCACGGGCGCGCGTCCGGCTGAGGAAGCAATCGTGACAGCCGGAGGAGTCGCCATCGGCGAGATCGACTCGCGCACGATGGAGTCCAAGATCGTCCAGGGGCTGTACCTGTGCGGAGAGGTCATTGACATTGACGGCACGACCGGTGGATACAACCTCCAGGCGGCGTTCTCTACCGGCTGGGTTGCCGGCGAAAACGCCGCCCGTGACCGCAATGCTCCGGAAGGGCAGGCTGTTCGCTGA
- a CDS encoding efflux RND transporter permease subunit, producing the protein MWLTNLAIKRPVVILMLFMALAVLGIKSRSEMPLDLNPKVDIPYVVISTVYPGAGPEEIETLVSKPLEDAIGSVNGLKNISSTSQEGVSIVTMEFELGTNLDVAVSDVRGKVDAARRTLPDDSDSPVIQKIDIGAQPILYMGISSKRPPRELRQLVDDVIKDRLGKLKGVASVNVTGGELREIQINVDKNRLEAYGLSISQVSQALAAGNLNLPSGRIKEGGREYAVRAVGEFSSVDEIRGLKISISGGSSGSRVLTIGDIAEVRDSIAEREENTRLERQDSVGITVQKQSDANTVEVADAVKKELDSMKVILPADVKIAISMDQSSHVREAIADVNTSLWLGAILAVLIVFLFLHNIRGTFIVAIAIPTSIVATFIPIRFAGFTMNSMVMLALSLAVGILVDDSIVVLENIYRHLRKGEEPAEAALNGRSEIGLAAITITAVDMVVFLPIAFMGGIVGMFFKQFGITVATATAFSLLVSFTLTPMLASRWYRKAEDVEASTGFFAKFDEFYHMLDRKYSGALSWALGHRWQVLTIGIVVFFAVMLTAGPKLGFEFFPQSDQGQVGVTVEMPTGTSLIATDAVVSQIEDMVSEIPEAEHVFTNVGSTHGGVMSTGGSGANYGQITITLREKESVMDRLLRPLMRGERKRIRRDTDIAALIREQVKGIAGGRVTVSAVSGMGGGWSPIDIELTGDNMDELNAVSQKIRAVVASTEGTVNPDVSWKVGKPEITATIDRIRAAEMGFSVGQIASALRTSIEGSTDTKYRENGKEYDIRVRLSEFDRYNVSDVGRVVIGAVNGMPVFLQDVAKIAPDTGPTKIERKNRQRKVSVTASLLPGYPLGNVQNALKKGLEGVPLGNTQLFYGGQSEMMAESFGYMFGALILAILLVYMLMAALFESLFNPFIIMFSLPMALIGAILALVMTGETLSIVSMIGFIMLMGLVTKNAILLVDYTNTLRARGLDRTEAVLQAGPTRLRPILMTTLAMIGGMLPTALKLGRGSETRAPMAIAVIGGLIVSTLLTLIIIPTLYTVFDDMVGRLQARKDRLLGRRG; encoded by the coding sequence ATGTGGCTGACTAACCTAGCAATCAAGAGGCCGGTCGTCATCCTGATGCTCTTCATGGCCCTCGCGGTGCTCGGCATCAAGTCGAGATCCGAGATGCCGCTCGACCTGAACCCGAAGGTTGACATACCGTATGTCGTCATCTCGACCGTCTATCCCGGCGCCGGGCCGGAGGAGATCGAGACGCTGGTCTCCAAGCCGCTCGAGGATGCCATAGGATCGGTTAACGGGCTGAAGAACATCTCATCCACCTCTCAGGAGGGAGTTTCGATCGTAACCATGGAGTTCGAACTCGGCACGAACCTCGATGTGGCCGTGTCGGACGTACGCGGCAAGGTGGATGCCGCTCGCAGGACTCTCCCCGACGACTCGGACAGCCCCGTCATACAGAAGATAGACATAGGCGCACAGCCGATACTCTACATGGGCATCTCCAGCAAGCGGCCGCCGCGCGAACTGCGCCAACTGGTAGACGACGTCATCAAGGACCGATTGGGCAAACTGAAGGGCGTCGCGTCAGTCAACGTAACCGGAGGTGAGCTCCGCGAGATCCAGATCAATGTTGACAAGAACCGCCTGGAAGCCTACGGGCTCTCGATCAGCCAGGTATCGCAGGCGTTAGCCGCCGGCAATCTGAACCTCCCAAGCGGGCGCATCAAGGAAGGAGGGCGCGAGTACGCGGTCCGAGCGGTCGGTGAGTTCTCGAGCGTAGATGAGATACGCGGCCTGAAGATCAGCATCTCAGGCGGATCAAGCGGCAGCCGGGTTCTCACGATCGGCGACATCGCCGAGGTCAGGGACAGCATCGCCGAGCGCGAGGAGAACACCCGGCTCGAGCGACAGGACAGCGTCGGCATCACCGTCCAGAAGCAGTCTGACGCAAACACCGTCGAGGTCGCCGACGCGGTCAAGAAGGAACTCGACAGCATGAAGGTAATCCTTCCGGCCGACGTCAAGATCGCAATATCCATGGACCAGTCGAGCCATGTTCGCGAGGCGATCGCGGACGTGAACACAAGCCTCTGGCTGGGTGCGATTCTGGCAGTGCTAATCGTCTTCCTGTTCCTGCACAACATCAGGGGCACCTTCATCGTCGCAATAGCCATCCCAACGTCCATCGTCGCCACGTTCATCCCAATCCGCTTCGCGGGATTCACGATGAACAGCATGGTAATGCTCGCGCTGTCGCTGGCGGTCGGAATCCTGGTTGATGACTCCATCGTCGTGCTCGAGAACATCTACCGGCACTTACGCAAGGGGGAGGAACCTGCGGAGGCGGCGCTCAACGGCCGGTCGGAGATCGGCCTGGCGGCGATCACCATCACCGCGGTGGACATGGTCGTATTCCTTCCGATCGCGTTCATGGGCGGAATCGTCGGAATGTTCTTCAAGCAGTTCGGCATCACGGTGGCCACGGCGACGGCATTCTCGCTGCTGGTGTCGTTTACACTGACGCCGATGCTTGCGTCGAGATGGTACCGCAAGGCCGAGGACGTGGAAGCTTCCACCGGCTTCTTTGCCAAGTTCGACGAGTTCTACCACATGCTCGACAGGAAATATAGCGGAGCGCTCTCATGGGCGCTCGGACACCGCTGGCAGGTCCTGACGATCGGCATCGTCGTGTTCTTCGCGGTAATGCTCACCGCCGGACCGAAGCTCGGGTTCGAGTTCTTCCCGCAGAGCGACCAGGGGCAGGTCGGCGTCACGGTAGAAATGCCCACCGGCACATCTCTGATTGCGACGGATGCGGTGGTCAGCCAGATCGAGGACATGGTTTCGGAGATTCCCGAGGCCGAGCATGTCTTCACGAACGTCGGGTCTACCCACGGCGGAGTGATGTCCACAGGTGGGTCAGGAGCAAACTACGGCCAGATCACCATCACGCTTCGCGAGAAGGAGAGCGTGATGGACCGCTTGTTGCGCCCTCTCATGAGGGGCGAGCGGAAGCGGATCCGGCGCGACACCGACATCGCTGCGCTGATACGCGAGCAGGTGAAGGGGATTGCCGGAGGACGGGTGACCGTGAGCGCCGTGAGCGGCATGGGCGGCGGATGGTCGCCGATCGATATCGAGCTTACCGGCGACAACATGGACGAACTGAACGCCGTATCGCAGAAGATCAGGGCGGTCGTAGCATCCACCGAGGGCACGGTGAACCCCGACGTATCATGGAAGGTCGGAAAGCCGGAGATCACTGCGACCATTGACCGGATCCGCGCCGCCGAGATGGGCTTCAGCGTGGGTCAGATCGCTTCAGCCCTGCGCACATCCATCGAGGGAAGCACGGACACGAAGTACCGCGAGAACGGCAAGGAGTATGATATCCGCGTGCGCCTGAGCGAGTTCGACCGCTACAACGTGTCTGACGTGGGCCGCGTGGTGATCGGGGCCGTGAACGGAATGCCCGTCTTCCTGCAGGATGTCGCGAAAATCGCGCCGGACACGGGCCCGACGAAGATCGAGCGCAAGAACAGGCAGAGGAAGGTGTCTGTGACCGCATCGCTCCTGCCCGGATATCCGCTGGGGAACGTGCAGAATGCGCTGAAGAAGGGCCTGGAGGGTGTGCCTCTCGGCAACACGCAGCTGTTCTACGGCGGCCAGTCCGAGATGATGGCGGAGAGCTTCGGCTACATGTTCGGCGCGCTGATCCTCGCGATACTGCTCGTCTATATGCTGATGGCGGCGCTCTTCGAGTCGCTCTTCAACCCGTTCATCATCATGTTCAGCCTGCCAATGGCGCTGATAGGCGCGATCCTGGCGTTAGTAATGACCGGTGAAACCCTTAGCATCGTCTCGATGATCGGCTTCATCATGCTGATGGGCCTGGTCACCAAGAACGCGATCCTGCTCGTGGACTATACGAACACACTCCGCGCACGGGGCCTTGATCGCACCGAAGCGGTACTACAGGCAGGGCCGACGAGGTTGCGGCCGATTCTGATGACCACCCTGGCGATGATCGGCGGGATGCTGCCGACTGCGCTGAAGCTCGGCCGCGGCTCGGAGACACGCGCCCCCATGGCGATCGCGGTAATAGGCGGGCTGATTGTGTCCACTCTGCTGACACTCATCATCATCCCGACGCTGTACACCGTGTTCGACGACATGGTGGGGAGGTTACAGGCGCGCAAGGACCGGCTGCTGGGACGACGCGGATAG